Proteins encoded in a region of the Elaeis guineensis isolate ETL-2024a chromosome 7, EG11, whole genome shotgun sequence genome:
- the LOC140859370 gene encoding uncharacterized protein, which produces MEGRVQVLLLRQLPALLKYLLGSTSGQQGIKFRKHIRQYNAMFALTSMGGRIDNQINCGKGPFVFRICGQNYHKIGSLFPQIGKKPSFAQLYIYDTKNKIQNRMDSDFRLRLLTSRSQDGRQYNLPTVSEVAGLIVGDFGYDNFERDIIVEHRTKDLQRITDLYPSFMSMTYPLLYPYEEDGYRDKVWTRRKNEKATGRIYFAYSSSGEKFYLRMLLNIVKGLLDDDKEWNDCLAEASPWITGNELR; this is translated from the exons ATGGAAGGACGAGTTCAGGTCCTTTTATTACGACAACTACCTGCTCTTCTGAAATATCTTCTTGGCTCAACATCTGGACAACAAGGTATTAAATTTCGTAAACACATAAGGCAGTATAATGCAATGTTTGCTTTGACATCCATGGGAGGTAGGATTGACAACCAAATCAACTGTGGTAAGGGGCCTTTTGTTTTTAGAATATGTGgacaaaattatcataaaattggATCTCTGTTTCCTCAAATTGGAAAGAAGCCATCTTTTGCACAGTTATACATATATGACACGAAAAATAAGATTCAAAATAGAATGG ATAGTGACTTCCGTCTCCGTCTTTTGACCAGCAGATCTCAAGATGGTAGGCAATACAATCTACCAACTGTTTCTGAAGTTGCTGGTTTAATAGTTGGTGATTTTGGCTATGACAATTTTGAAAGAGATATTATAGTAGAACATAGAACAAAGGATTTGCAAAGAATTACTGATCTCTATCCAAGTTTCATGTCTATGACATACCCATTACTGTATCCTTATGAAGAAGATGGATATAGG GATAAAGTCTGGACAAGAAGAAAGAATGAAAAAGCTACTGGAAGAATATATTTTGCATATTCTTCAAGCGGTGAGAAGTTTTATCTTAGAATGTTGTTAAACATTGTCAAAG GCTTATTAGATGATGACAAAGAATGGAATGATTGTCTTGCTGAAGCATCACCATGGATAACAGGAAATGAACTAAGATAA
- the LOC105048356 gene encoding uncharacterized protein: protein MGSASSKRAVAAAPTDVYRPPPTSIALFDVGTIEEPWLITATAEDDPKQRQQEKKAITSVPLPLLEKLETYELAPHSWSEVSKALEDLKPSLHQPPPPPPPEANPSRLPPPSSDPKKTPQKAGSFHTLEELDAQLSSPNENKKPPSSPPRARSPPRPPPPELAGFKPVKENSFIIRDRQERESKKAGGDPVRWRRRDPLEGYPERCPPGNGDGVVLYTTTLRGVRRTFEDCERARRAVEAHAVEAGVEVEERDVSLHGEYLKEVRELVGEGAAVPRLFIRGRYAGGVEEVVELGETGKLREMLRWVAARGGKGKGGWRECEGCGGARFVPCLECNGSCKVVGEDGKVAVRCGECNENGLVLCPICH, encoded by the coding sequence ATGGGATCTGCGAGCTCGAAGCGGGCGGTAGCGGCGGCCCCGACAGACGTGTACCGCCCTCCACCCACCAGCATCGCCCTCTTCGACGTCGGCACCATCGAAGAGCCCTGGCTCATCACCGCTACCGCAGAAGACGACCCCAAGCAGCGGCAGCAAGAGAAGAAGGCCATCACTTCCGTGCCTCTTCCTCTCCTCGAGAAGCTCGAGACCTACGAGCTTGCCCCACACTCCTGGTCCGAGGTCAGCAAAGCCTTAGAAGACCTCAAGCCCTCTCTCCACCaaccaccacctcctcctcctcctgaaGCCAATCCCTCTCGACTTCCCCCTCCCTCCTCGGACCCCAAGAAAACTCCCCAGAAGGCCGGCTCCTTCCACACCCTGGAAGAGCTCGACGCCCAGCTCTCGTCACCCAACGAGAATAAGAAGCCACCCTCCTCCCCTCCTCGAGCCCGGTCGCCACCACGCCCGCCCCCGCCCGAGCTTGCGGGGTTCAAGCCAGTGAAGGAGAACAGCTTCATAATTCGCGACCGGCAGGAGAGGGAGAGCAAGAAGGCCGGCGGCGATCCCGTCCGGTGGCGGCGACGGGACCCTCTGGAGGGCTACCCTGAGCGCTGCCCGCCGGGAAATGGTGATGGCGTGGTTCTGTACACGACGACGCTGCGGGGAGTGCGGCGGACGTTCGAGGACTGCGAGCGGGCGCGGCGGGCGGTGGAGGCGCACGCGGTGGAGGCCGGCGTGGAGGTGGAGGAGCGGGACGTGTCGCTCCACGGGGAGTACTTGAAGGAGGTGAGGGAGCtggtcggggagggggcggcggtGCCGAGGCTGTTTATACGTGGGAGGTACGCGGGAGGGGTGGAGGAGGTGGTGGAGCTCGGGGAGACCGGGAAGCTGAGGGAGATGCTGCGTTGGGTGGCGGCGAGAGGGGGGAAGGGGAAAGGAGGGTGGAGGGAATGCGAGGGGTGCGGCGGGGCGAGGTTCGTGCCGTGCTTGGAGTGCAACGGGAGCTGCAAGGTGGTGGGGGAGGATGGGAAGGTTGCGGTGAGGTGTGGCGAGTGTAACGAGAATGGACTGGTCTTGTGCCCCATTTGTCACTAG